From a single Endozoicomonas euniceicola genomic region:
- the rep gene encoding DNA helicase Rep produces MHKLNDRQAQAVKYIDTPLLVLAGAGSGKTSVITTKIAYLIQTCGINARNIIAVTFTNKAAREMKERVGKLVQGRKSHGLTVSTFHNLGLNLIRREYKALGYKPGFSIFDAQDAHALIGELMQREMGADEDSVDSVQHTISNWKNDLVLPAEAMQAARQPHEQLAARVYEHYNRTLKAYNAVDFDDLILQPVMLFRHHPEILERWQNKVHYVLVDEYQDTNGAQYELISALVGTRGKLTVVGDDDQSIYAWRGARPENLALLKDDYPSLRVIKLEQNYRSTSRILKAANTLIANNPHVFEKTLWSDLGMGDIIRVIRCKSDDAECERIATEILTQRLRHERNYRDYAVLYRGNFQSRLLEMKLQQHQIPYHINGGTSFFSRAEVKDIMAYLRLLVNQDDDNAFLRIVNVPRREIGPSTLEKLGNYASEHELSLYAACQEMGLMEELSPKYVKKLRDFTEWMDNITRLSRTGEDPLKAVREMIDDCGYENWLMQTTATPAGAEKRMANVWFLIDSLQQSLERGDEDATLEDAISRLILRDMMERQEEEDDADRVQLLTLHASKGLEYPHVFMMGMEEDLLPHRTSIEEDNIEEERRLTYVGITRARKSLTMTLAGQRKQFGEVIDTTPSRFLDELPQEDLAYSGFGEKATEEQKKLTGNNALAALRQSLSS; encoded by the coding sequence GTGCATAAACTTAACGACCGACAAGCTCAAGCCGTCAAATACATTGATACCCCTTTACTGGTTCTGGCAGGTGCAGGCAGTGGTAAAACCAGTGTGATTACCACCAAAATTGCCTACCTGATCCAAACCTGTGGCATCAATGCCCGCAATATTATTGCCGTCACTTTTACTAATAAGGCGGCACGGGAGATGAAAGAGCGTGTTGGTAAACTGGTTCAGGGGCGAAAATCCCACGGTCTGACCGTTTCAACTTTTCACAATCTTGGGTTGAACCTGATTCGTCGTGAATACAAGGCTCTGGGTTATAAACCCGGCTTTTCCATTTTTGATGCCCAGGATGCCCACGCACTGATTGGTGAACTGATGCAGCGGGAAATGGGTGCTGACGAAGACAGTGTCGACAGTGTGCAGCACACGATTTCCAACTGGAAAAACGATCTGGTATTACCCGCAGAGGCGATGCAGGCCGCCCGACAGCCCCATGAACAACTGGCGGCAAGGGTTTATGAACACTACAACCGAACCCTTAAAGCTTACAACGCTGTTGATTTTGATGACCTGATCCTGCAGCCGGTGATGCTGTTCCGGCATCATCCGGAGATTCTTGAGCGCTGGCAGAACAAAGTACACTACGTGCTGGTGGATGAATATCAGGATACTAACGGTGCCCAGTATGAACTGATCAGCGCTTTGGTCGGTACCCGCGGCAAACTCACCGTGGTAGGCGACGATGACCAGTCAATCTATGCCTGGCGGGGCGCCCGGCCGGAAAACCTGGCACTGTTGAAAGATGACTACCCAAGCCTGAGGGTGATCAAGCTGGAACAGAATTACCGCTCCACCAGTCGTATTCTTAAAGCCGCCAATACCCTGATTGCCAACAACCCTCATGTGTTTGAGAAAACGTTGTGGAGTGATCTTGGAATGGGGGATATTATTCGGGTCATTCGTTGCAAAAGTGACGATGCCGAGTGTGAACGCATTGCCACAGAGATTCTCACCCAAAGGCTAAGGCATGAAAGGAATTACCGTGATTATGCCGTGTTATATCGGGGTAACTTCCAGTCCCGCCTGCTGGAAATGAAACTGCAACAGCACCAGATTCCTTACCATATTAACGGTGGCACGTCGTTTTTCTCCCGGGCAGAAGTCAAGGACATCATGGCTTACCTGCGCCTTCTGGTGAATCAGGACGATGACAACGCCTTCCTGCGCATTGTCAATGTTCCCCGCCGTGAAATTGGCCCGTCCACCCTGGAAAAACTGGGTAATTATGCCAGTGAGCATGAGTTAAGCCTGTACGCTGCCTGTCAGGAAATGGGCCTGATGGAAGAACTGTCTCCCAAGTATGTAAAAAAACTCAGGGACTTCACTGAGTGGATGGACAATATCACCAGACTGTCACGGACCGGGGAAGACCCCCTCAAAGCGGTTCGGGAAATGATCGACGACTGTGGCTATGAAAACTGGCTGATGCAGACAACGGCTACACCAGCCGGTGCTGAGAAGCGCATGGCGAATGTCTGGTTTCTGATCGACTCACTGCAACAGTCCCTTGAACGGGGTGATGAGGACGCTACCCTCGAAGACGCCATCAGTCGTTTGATTCTGCGGGATATGATGGAGCGACAGGAAGAGGAAGACGACGCCGACCGTGTGCAACTGCTCACCCTGCATGCCTCCAAAGGCCTTGAATACCCCCATGTCTTTATGATGGGCATGGAAGAAGATCTGCTGCCACACCGAACCAGTATTGAAGAGGACAATATCGAGGAAGAACGTCGTCTGACTTATGTGGGTATTACCCGCGCCAGAAAATCACTGACCATGACCCTGGCAGGCCAGCGCAAACAGTTCGGCGAGGTCATTGATACAACGCCCAGCCGCTTCCTTGATGAGCTGCCCCAGGAAGATCTGGCCTATTCAGGGTTTGGTGAAAAAGCCACGGAAGAACAGAAAAAACTAACGGGCAACAATGCTCTGGCGGCACTTCGTCAAAGCCTTAGCAGCTGA